In Salinigranum marinum, one DNA window encodes the following:
- a CDS encoding TasA family protein has translation MSNESEITRRKLLASVAVVGAGSALGGAGTHAALSDREEATASFQAGRVILKVSPETQEFGP, from the coding sequence ATGAGTAACGAATCCGAAATCACACGACGGAAGCTGCTCGCGAGTGTCGCCGTCGTCGGTGCCGGCTCGGCACTCGGTGGGGCCGGCACGCACGCCGCACTCTCCGATCGCGAGGAGGCGACGGCGTCGTTCCAGGCGGGTCGAGTGATCCTCAAAGTGAGCCCCGAGACCCAGGAGTTCGGGCCATGA
- a CDS encoding SipW-dependent-type signal peptide-containing protein, giving the protein MELSRRTVLTSLGLIGGGATLGGVGTRALLSDTEEVVTTFSAGELDVELDWQAIHNGTQVDSMSPTQTDGEVAAAFEDVKPGDTGCFSLRVHNDTNPAWVWLAVEIDDETEGDPDPVDETTCTTVGKIENYDGDTFDTVENGRQVDPGVYEFGVDGETVTVEVTITEEKPESGKADEAVAFTAEVIEGSYGLCAVTVKSSTTTDTTTFDDCTVSTDEIRTPATNEQGIEQGISFVEFAVCETEQSTGSNHTDLADEIVVDLFWDDDRDCELDSDETSLFEDEALSDLVDRTDEAAGGVRLDSFRTGTRTLSIRWRLPFEVGNEIQGDEIELSFSIYAEQRRHNDDPESPWS; this is encoded by the coding sequence ATGGAACTGAGCCGACGGACGGTGCTGACATCACTGGGACTGATCGGTGGGGGTGCCACACTCGGTGGTGTTGGAACCCGGGCGCTCCTCAGTGATACCGAGGAGGTAGTGACGACGTTCTCGGCCGGCGAACTCGACGTCGAACTCGACTGGCAGGCGATCCACAACGGCACGCAGGTCGACTCGATGTCGCCGACCCAGACCGACGGCGAGGTGGCCGCAGCCTTCGAGGACGTCAAGCCGGGAGACACCGGCTGTTTCAGTCTACGCGTTCACAACGACACGAACCCCGCGTGGGTGTGGCTCGCGGTCGAGATCGACGACGAAACCGAGGGCGATCCCGATCCAGTCGACGAGACCACGTGCACGACGGTCGGCAAGATCGAGAACTACGACGGCGACACGTTCGACACCGTCGAGAACGGGCGTCAGGTCGACCCTGGTGTCTACGAGTTCGGCGTCGACGGTGAGACCGTCACGGTCGAGGTGACGATCACGGAAGAGAAGCCAGAGTCCGGCAAAGCCGACGAGGCGGTCGCGTTCACCGCCGAAGTGATCGAGGGCTCCTACGGACTGTGTGCCGTCACGGTCAAGTCGAGCACGACCACCGACACCACCACGTTCGACGACTGCACGGTCTCGACCGACGAGATCAGGACCCCGGCGACGAACGAGCAGGGAATCGAACAGGGCATCAGTTTCGTCGAGTTCGCCGTCTGTGAGACCGAACAGTCGACGGGGTCGAATCACACCGACCTGGCAGACGAGATCGTCGTCGATCTCTTCTGGGACGACGACCGAGACTGTGAGCTCGATTCCGACGAGACCTCGCTCTTCGAGGACGAGGCACTCAGTGATCTAGTGGACCGAACCGACGAGGCGGCAGGAGGGGTCAGGCTCGACAGCTTTCGGACCGGGACGAGGACCCTCTCCATCCGGTGGCGACTGCCTTTCGAGGTCGGAAACGAGATACAGGGTGACGAGATCGAGCTGTCGTTCTCGATCTACGCCGAGCAGCGTCGCCACAACGACGACCCGGAGAGCCCCTGGAGTTGA
- a CDS encoding DUF7557 family protein: MAQISLDDETVERLDNLRVEDEEYDEIINELINIYRASELTLFHTGDEY; this comes from the coding sequence ATGGCACAGATTAGCCTCGACGACGAGACGGTCGAGCGCCTCGACAACCTCCGCGTCGAAGACGAGGAGTACGACGAGATCATCAACGAACTCATCAACATCTACCGCGCGAGCGAACTGACGCTATTTCACACCGGGGACGAGTACTAA
- a CDS encoding PTS fructose transporter subunit IIB, with protein sequence MKLVAVTACPTGIAHSQMAAENLETTAEELGHEIKVEVQGSMGAQNELTADDIANADAVIITADTAVQRDRFEGKPLVKKTVKDGVNDAAGVIREAERLVEDGAGTTTGSDDRDGDDADADADADTGAAEPSRRGGDREKGLFARLKRLFS encoded by the coding sequence GTGAAGCTCGTCGCGGTCACCGCCTGTCCGACCGGCATCGCACACAGCCAGATGGCCGCGGAGAACCTCGAAACGACCGCCGAGGAGCTGGGTCACGAGATCAAAGTCGAGGTACAGGGATCGATGGGCGCGCAGAACGAACTCACTGCCGACGACATCGCGAACGCGGACGCCGTTATCATCACGGCCGACACCGCCGTCCAGCGCGACCGGTTCGAGGGCAAGCCCCTCGTCAAGAAGACGGTGAAAGACGGCGTCAACGACGCCGCGGGCGTCATCCGGGAGGCCGAGCGACTCGTCGAGGACGGTGCGGGGACGACCACGGGCAGTGATGACCGCGACGGCGACGACGCGGACGCGGATGCGGACGCGGACACAGGGGCGGCGGAGCCGTCGCGACGGGGCGGCGACCGCGAGAAGGGCCTGTTCGCCCGGCTGAAGCGACTGTTCTCGTGA
- a CDS encoding DUF5799 family protein, with the protein MTDWTDRIVGDRMTVDREFNDRVMASEFESQEWSLIMTAAEFDIENPEDPDAARIVADTEKLEGMMPHIEEASKRQRSMAGGSPGSGSDDGGVFDTVKSALGLGNGQGDQEAKLAAAERLVQEYADELQSHLEANGKWEQVRQSYDG; encoded by the coding sequence ATGACAGACTGGACAGATCGGATCGTCGGCGACCGGATGACGGTCGATCGGGAGTTCAACGACCGTGTGATGGCCTCGGAGTTCGAGAGCCAAGAGTGGAGCCTCATCATGACCGCCGCGGAGTTCGACATCGAAAACCCCGAGGATCCCGACGCCGCCCGGATCGTCGCCGACACCGAGAAGCTCGAAGGGATGATGCCCCACATCGAGGAAGCGAGCAAGCGGCAGCGCTCGATGGCCGGCGGGTCGCCGGGGTCGGGATCGGACGATGGCGGCGTCTTCGACACGGTGAAGAGCGCGCTCGGGCTCGGAAACGGCCAGGGGGACCAGGAGGCCAAACTCGCCGCGGCCGAACGACTCGTCCAGGAGTACGCCGACGAACTCCAGTCACACCTCGAAGCGAACGGGAAGTGGGAGCAGGTCCGCCAGTCGTACGACGGTTAG
- a CDS encoding signal peptidase I, whose product MIRRAAKTVAVLALLIVVAALLANAFPAAVGADYSFVVQSGSMEPAIPTGSVVFVKDVPAERIDEGNVITFADARGQPTTTHRVVEKHQADDSIRFRTKGDNNEDPDPEPVYRSEIVGVVAFSIPYLGYLTAFASTKTGWILFVVAPVTLLITSELWELYESLEVVDGETDE is encoded by the coding sequence ATGATCCGCAGGGCGGCTAAAACGGTCGCGGTGCTCGCCCTGCTGATAGTGGTAGCTGCACTGCTCGCGAACGCGTTCCCTGCTGCCGTCGGAGCGGACTACTCGTTTGTCGTCCAGTCCGGCAGTATGGAGCCGGCGATTCCGACTGGATCGGTCGTCTTCGTCAAGGACGTGCCGGCCGAGCGAATCGACGAAGGCAACGTAATTACCTTCGCGGACGCACGAGGTCAGCCGACCACTACCCACAGAGTCGTCGAGAAACACCAGGCCGACGACTCGATCAGGTTCCGGACAAAGGGAGACAACAACGAAGATCCCGACCCCGAGCCGGTCTACAGGAGCGAGATCGTCGGGGTGGTCGCCTTCTCGATCCCCTACTTGGGATACCTGACGGCGTTCGCGAGCACGAAGACGGGGTGGATCCTCTTCGTCGTCGCTCCGGTGACGCTCCTGATCACGTCGGAGCTGTGGGAACTGTACGAGTCACTCGAAGTAGTGGACGGTGAAACAGATGAGTAA